A portion of the Candidatus Brocadia sp. genome contains these proteins:
- a CDS encoding B12-binding domain-containing radical SAM protein: protein MKILLCSMPDTVPQFSAKTWRAPNLAISSIAGNIPSHHEVALADLILKRKTLPSSVKKAIEDYQPDVVGLSAMTFQFDTARRIAAFIKSMHKEIKIAIGGYHATLMYEEIASSDDGDPFDYIVRGEGEKTFGDMLEAIEGKREWKDIPGLSYRCNGKFFHNPPRPLEHLDTLQLPRRDARIWDGYLFSGKGLDMVETSRGCTMTCNFCSMNRMYGRTFRTYNFERIMHDLANAKKNGARYIAFADDNITLNVKRFESLCDAIVAAGHNDLRYIVQASTTGVASSPTLAKKMARAGIQIVFLGIENVSERNLKLMNKGNLLEKTKWAIEYLHNNNILIVGGMILGHAEDKEEDIAQNFEFFDKANIDFYGEQIITPYPKTGMRDILIKEGLVTNTTDYRKYNGFWANVKTRYLSSEDLQFLRWKYKRKYSTFFKTTPVFKANFAMVNLMRVFILRPYHRIKNFIISIGKTERDIFEKDMKRFAEMNKFF, encoded by the coding sequence AAACCTGGCTATCTCTTCCATAGCTGGAAATATTCCATCGCACCATGAAGTGGCCCTGGCGGATCTGATACTCAAAAGGAAGACCTTGCCCTCTTCGGTAAAAAAGGCTATTGAGGACTATCAGCCCGATGTGGTAGGGCTGAGCGCCATGACGTTTCAATTTGACACAGCCCGGAGGATTGCGGCATTCATAAAAAGCATGCATAAGGAGATCAAAATAGCCATTGGCGGTTACCATGCCACCCTCATGTATGAAGAAATTGCTTCCTCCGACGATGGTGATCCTTTTGATTATATCGTCCGCGGAGAGGGTGAAAAAACCTTTGGCGATATGCTGGAGGCCATTGAAGGAAAACGAGAATGGAAAGACATCCCTGGCCTGTCCTATCGGTGTAATGGCAAATTTTTTCATAATCCCCCAAGACCCCTGGAGCATCTGGATACCTTGCAGCTCCCGCGTCGTGATGCACGCATCTGGGACGGGTACCTTTTTTCCGGAAAAGGACTGGATATGGTCGAGACATCCCGCGGTTGTACGATGACGTGTAATTTTTGCAGTATGAACCGCATGTATGGACGTACGTTCAGAACCTACAATTTTGAAAGGATTATGCATGACCTTGCGAACGCCAAAAAAAATGGTGCACGATACATAGCCTTTGCAGATGATAATATAACCCTGAATGTAAAAAGGTTTGAGTCCCTATGTGACGCAATAGTAGCAGCGGGTCACAATGATCTGCGTTATATCGTGCAGGCAAGTACGACAGGCGTGGCATCTTCTCCAACATTGGCCAAAAAAATGGCACGTGCAGGCATCCAAATTGTATTCCTGGGGATTGAAAATGTATCCGAACGGAACTTGAAGTTGATGAATAAGGGGAACTTGTTGGAAAAGACAAAGTGGGCGATTGAATACCTGCACAATAATAACATATTAATTGTGGGTGGCATGATTCTCGGACATGCAGAAGACAAAGAAGAAGATATTGCCCAGAATTTTGAATTCTTTGATAAGGCCAATATTGATTTTTATGGCGAGCAGATTATCACACCTTACCCGAAAACCGGCATGCGGGATATTTTAATCAAAGAAGGGCTCGTTACAAATACTACTGATTACCGCAAGTACAATGGCTTTTGGGCAAACGTTAAGACAAGGTATCTTTCATCAGAGGACTTGCAATTTTTGAGATGGAAATACAAACGGAAGTATTCCACATTTTTTAAAACTACGCCTGTGTTTAAGGCCAATTTCGCCATGGTCAACCTTATGCGGGTATTCATTCTGAGACCGTATCACCGGATTAAGAATTTTATTATCTCAATCGGAAAGACAGAGCGTGACATATTCGAAAAAGATATGAAAAGATTTGCTGAGATGAATAAATTTTTTTGA